The Deltaproteobacteria bacterium sequence TCATCTCCTGGCTCGCGATCTGCTGGAAGCCCGCGTGGCCGCCGCCGCCGTACTCCTTCGGGTAGTCGCAGCCGATGAGGCCGGCGTCGTAGCACTTCTTCTCCCAGGCACAGAGGTAGCGCCGCTGTTCCTCGGTCATGACCTCGATCGGGCTGAGCGGCAGGCGGAAGCTCGGCGCGGCGGGCCGGTTCTCGGCGAGCCAGCGGCGGCAATACTCGCGGAACTCTTCATGCTCGGTCATGGACGCTCCTTCGGCAATGGGATCACGGCGCGCGAGGCGTGTGGGCAGGGACGGGATCGCGGCCGGCCGGGAATGTGGCACGAGCCCTCCAACGCGGCAAGAGGTGCACGATCGTGCACCAGCAGCGGGGAGTCTGCCGTCGACTTTCGTTGTCGCGCCCGGCTCCCGCGCGTCAGCCGACGTCAGTTCGGGTCCGAGCCGCTCGACGTCGTGAAGCCGGCCGAGCGTTCAAGACGCCGTCGCGGCGAGCGATCTGCCCGGGCAGCCGGAGCAGAGGCGCACGGCGTGACTCAGCCTCCGTCACGCTCGCGGACGCCGCCGGGGCTCTCGGGCGGCGGAGACGTCGGCACCTTGCCGCGTCCGGTCGGCTCACAATCGGCGTACGGCTCTGGCCGCGCGCCGGACGTGTCGCAGCCGGCGACGCAGCGCTCGGCGACGTCGTCACAGCGGTTCTCGACGGTCATCGCGTTGCCGGCGCCGTCTTCGCAGCGTCCCACGCACGCGACCCGCTCCGCGCGCGCCGGCGAGTCGCCGGCGCCGACGACGAGCACGGCGAGGAACGCCGCGATGGCCCCGCTGCGGATGGGCGCGGTCACTTCGGTGGACAACGTACCGCCCCGTAGTTACTGGACGTCTGGTTGGAGCTGTCGCGGGCCTGGATCGTGTAGTTGTACACGGCGCCATACAGGTAGCCCGGGCTCGGCGACGGTTCGGGATCCGGCGAGGTCCCCGCCTTGCCGCACGGCACTTTGATGCTGTCGCCGATCATGTCGTGGGGAACGTACATCGACGTCTGGAAGAACCCGGTCACGTGGTAGACGAGCTTCTGCTCGCCCCCCTGCGGTCCCACCAGAACGCGCATGGAGACCATGTAGGCCGGCGATGCACTCACCGACAGGTAATACCAGCTGATCGCGCACTCGTTTTTCTTGATTTTGCGGCAGATCGCCGAAGGTGAGTCGATGAAGCCTATGGCGTACGCGGATGCGGAAGCGACCAGACAGGCCACTACGGCGGCAAGCGCCGCCACGAATCCTCGCGTCATGGCTCCGCCCTCCTTCAGATCCCCATGCGGCGCGCGAGCGCGTCGACGCTGTCGAGCAGCTCCGAGCCGTCGGGCACGGCGCCCCGCGGCGTCACGTGATCCACGACCTCGGGCATGAGCCGTTCGAGCCCGCGGGACGCGTCCGCCTCGCTGAGTCCGGCTTGCCGCGCGATCTCGGCGAGGCCGCCGCGTCCGAAGATCTGCTCGAGCGCTCCCGACGGCAGGGCCTGGTTCTCGCCGCCGCCGACCCACGAACGCGCCTGCTCGCCGAAGCCCGCGCGCTGCACCGCCTCGAGGAGCCCGCCGAGACCGCCCGCGCCGCCGGCGCCGCCGAGGATCTGTCCGAGGACGTCGCCGAGCCCGCCCGCGCTCGCGCGGCCGAAGCCCGCGGACGGCTCGCTCCCGCCGCGGCGATTGCCGAGCATGGCGAGCACGACCGGCATGAGCGCGACCAGGATGCGGCTCATGTCGGGGCCGCCCGCGGCATCCGCGCGGGTCTGCCGGCTCGCCGTCGCCGGACCGGCGGTCAACTGACCGAGCAAATCGTCGAGCAAGCCCATGGGGCGGCCTCCTTCGGTGCGTCGCTGCCGGCACCCTACGCCCCGCGCGCGTCCGCGCGCAACCGGGGCTTGCTTTGACACGCGTGCGAGGCCTCCGCTACGAGCCGCGCGGAGCCGACGATGTTGAGCCCGTACCGCGTCCTGGACCTCACCCGCAGCCGCGGCCACCTCTGCGGCCAGATCCTCGGCGACCTCGGCGCGGACGTAGTGCAGGTCGAGCCGCCCGGCGGCGCGCCGACGCGGCGCCGCGGCCCCTACGTCGACGACGTGCCGCACCCCGACCGCTCACTCGAATGGTGGGCGGTCTCGCGCAACAAGCGCGGCGTCACCCTCGATCTCGAGCGCGCGCGTGGCCGCGAGCTGCTGCGCCGTATGGTCGCGACCGCCGACTTCCTGATCGAGTCGGAGACCCCCGGGATCCAGGCGGCGCGTGGGCTCGACTACGACGCGCTCGCCGCCGTGAATCCCCGACTCGTCTACGTCTCGATCACGCCGTTCGGACAGACCGGCCCGAAGGCGACGTGGGCCGACAGCGACCTCGTCCTGCTCGCGGCGGGCGGGCCGCTGCGGCTGGCCGGCGACGAGGACCGCGCGCCGCTCCGGGTCGGCGTGCCGCAGGCCTACGCCCACGCGGCCGCCGAAGCGGCCGGCGCGGCGCTCGTCGCGCACCACGAGCGCGCGCGTTCGGGACGCGGCCAGCACGTCGACGTGTCGGCGCAGCAGGCGGTGACCCTCGCGACGCAGTCCTATCTCCTGAGCTCGGCGATCGGATTCCCCGACGCCCGACGCATCTCCGGCGGCGTCGGCATGGGACCGCTCTCGGTCCGCTTCGTCCACCCGGCCTCCGACGGACACGTCTCGATCACGTTCCTCTTCGGCTCGTCGGTCGGACCGTTCACGCGCCGCCTCATGCACTGGATCGCCGACGAAGGCGGCTGCGACGCCGCGACCCGCGACAAGGACTGGATCCGCTTCTTCGACCAGATGTTCTCGGGCGAGGAGTCGTTCGCCGAGGTCGTCCGCGTGCAGGCGCTGGTGGCGGCGTTCACCCGCACGAAGACGAAGGCGGAGCTGCTGCGCGCGGCGGTCGAGCGCGACCTGCTGATCGCGCCGGTCGCGACGACGCGCGAGGTCGTCGAAAGCGCGCAGCTCGCCGCCCGCGACTACTGGCGGGAGCTCGATCATCCCGAGCTCGGCCGCACCGTGCGCTACCCCGGACCGTTCGCACGCGCCTCGGCGACGCCGCTCCGCCATCGCCGCCGGCCGCCCACCGTGGGCGAGCACAACCGCGAGATCCTGGGCGGCGAGCTCGGCCTCGACGACGCCGACCTCGCCCGCCTCGCGGCCGAAGGAGTGATCTGATGTCCGAGGCCGCGCTCGCCGACGTCAAGGTGCTCGACCTCATGTGGGCGATCGCCGGCCCGGCCGCGACACGCATGCTCGCCGACTACGGCGCGACCGTGGTGCGCGTCGAGTCGACGACGCGCACCGACATCTGCCGCACGGTGGCGCCGTTTCACGAGCTGCCCCCCGAGCCCGAGAGCGCCGTCGTCTTCCACAACATGAACGCCGGGAAGCGCATGATCACCCTCGACCTCGCAACACCCGCCGGGCGCGAGGTTCTGCTCGACCTGGTGCGCTGGGCCGACGTCGTGACCGAGGCCTACAGCGCCGGCACGATGCGGACGCTCGGCTTCGACTACGAGGCGCTGCGCGCGGTGAACCCCTCGCTCATCATGCTGAGCACGTGCCTCATGGGACAGACGGGGCCGCTCGCCAGCTACGCGGGCTTCGGGAATCTCGCCCACTCGATCACCGGCTTTGGTGCGCTCTGCGGCTGGCCCGATCGCGCGCCCGCCGGGCCCTTCGGAGCGTACACCGACTACATCGCGCCGCGCTTCAGCGCGGCCGCGATCCTCGCCGCCCTCGACCACCGTCGGCGGACCGGCGAAGGCCAGCACATCGACCTCGCGCAGGCCGAGGCCGCGATCCACTTCCTCGGGCCCGCGATGCTCGACTACACGGTGAACGGCCGCGTCTGGGCGGCGGCCGGCAACGCCGACCGCGATGCGGTCCCGCACGGCGTCTACCCCGCGGCCGGCGACGATCGCTGGGTCGCGATCGCGGTGCGCGACGACGCCGAGTTCGCGGCGCTCGCCGCAGTGCTCGGGGACCCCGCGCTCACGCGCGATCCGCGCTTCGCGACGGCCGAGGCGCGCCACGCCCACGTCGAGGCGCTCGACGCCGTCGTCGCCGCATGGACCACCGCCCGCGACCCGCACGAGGCGGAGGCCGCACTCCAGGCGGCCGGCGTGCCGGCAGCGGTCGTCGCAGGCAGCGCCGACCTCTGCGCCGATCCCCAGCTCGTGCACCGCGAGCACGTCCGTTGGCTCACGCATCCGACGTACGGCACGACGCCGGTCGAGAACGCGCGCTCGCGCCTGTCGCGCACGCCGGCCGCCGTCGCGGGAGCGGCGCCGACCCTCGGCCGCGACAACCACGAGGTCCTCGAGGCGATCCTCGGCTACGACGCGGACCGCATCACGGACCTCGTCGCCGCCGGTGCGCTCGGATGACGGACCGCGGGTGGCGTGAACCTTGCCGCCGCCCCCGCGATCCTGCCGGACGGTCGCCTCGCTTCGCGGGCCCGCCGTGACCGATCACCGGCGCGACGGGCCGCACGCCCGGTCGCTCCCGCTGAGCCGCCGCCGGCGCACGGCCTCGCGGTGAGCGTCGCCGAGCGCCTCGCCGCCGCGATCGCACGTCGCGGGCCGCTGCTCGCGCGCCTCGCGGCGGAGGACACCGACTGCGTCCGCCTGCTCCACGGCGTCGCCGAGGGAGCGCCCGGCATCACGATCGATCGCTACGGACCGATCCTGCTCGTGCAGACGTGGCGCGCGCCCCTCGCCGCGGGCGAGCTCGACGCGCTCGTCGCGGTCGCGCGCGACGCGCTCGGCGTCGCGCTCACGCCGTGCTGGAACCATCGCGGCGAGGGACCGGGAGGCTCCGCGCGCGCGGACCAAGCGCTCGTCGCGCCGATCGCGCACGAGCTCGGGCTCGCGTACGACGTGCGGCCGCGGCATCGCGGGCAGGATCCGCTCCTCTTCCTCGACCTCCGCGTCGGACGGCGCTGGGTGAAGGGGGCGAGCGCGGACCGGAGTGTGCTGAACCTCTTCGCCTACACGTGCGGCATGGGGGTCGCGGCGCTCGCCGGCGGCGCGCGCGAGGTGGTGAACGTCGACTTCGCGCGCTCGGCGCTGGCGGTCGGACGCGCCAACGCCGAACGCAACGTCGACGACCCGGCGACGCTCGCGGAGCGTTTCGTCACGATCACCGACGACGTCATCCCGGTCGTGCGGCAGCTCGCCGGTCTCACGCTGCCGACGCGCGGCAAGCGCGCCCGGGCGTTCACGCGCCGGGCGCCGCGGCGCTTCGATCTCGTCGTGCTCGACCCGCCGCGCTGGGCGAAGGGAAAGTTCGGCGCGGTCGACGTGGTGCGCGACTACGCGTCGCTCTTCAAACCGGCGCTCCTCGCGACGGCGCCCGGCGGCACCGTCCTCGCGACCAACCACGTGCCCGAGGTCGGGCGCGAGGTCTGGCTCGCCGCGCTCGAGCGCTCGGCGGCGAAGGCGGGCCGTC is a genomic window containing:
- a CDS encoding acyl-CoA dehydrogenase family protein, whose protein sequence is MTEHEEFREYCRRWLAENRPAAPSFRLPLSPIEVMTEEQRRYLCAWEKKCYDAGLIGCDYPKEYGGGGHAGFQQIASQEM
- a CDS encoding DUF937 domain-containing protein, which encodes MGLLDDLLGQLTAGPATASRQTRADAAGGPDMSRILVALMPVVLAMLGNRRGGSEPSAGFGRASAGGLGDVLGQILGGAGGAGGLGGLLEAVQRAGFGEQARSWVGGGENQALPSGALEQIFGRGGLAEIARQAGLSEADASRGLERLMPEVVDHVTPRGAVPDGSELLDSVDALARRMGI
- a CDS encoding CoA transferase gives rise to the protein MLSPYRVLDLTRSRGHLCGQILGDLGADVVQVEPPGGAPTRRRGPYVDDVPHPDRSLEWWAVSRNKRGVTLDLERARGRELLRRMVATADFLIESETPGIQAARGLDYDALAAVNPRLVYVSITPFGQTGPKATWADSDLVLLAAGGPLRLAGDEDRAPLRVGVPQAYAHAAAEAAGAALVAHHERARSGRGQHVDVSAQQAVTLATQSYLLSSAIGFPDARRISGGVGMGPLSVRFVHPASDGHVSITFLFGSSVGPFTRRLMHWIADEGGCDAATRDKDWIRFFDQMFSGEESFAEVVRVQALVAAFTRTKTKAELLRAAVERDLLIAPVATTREVVESAQLAARDYWRELDHPELGRTVRYPGPFARASATPLRHRRRPPTVGEHNREILGGELGLDDADLARLAAEGVI
- a CDS encoding CoA transferase, with product MSEAALADVKVLDLMWAIAGPAATRMLADYGATVVRVESTTRTDICRTVAPFHELPPEPESAVVFHNMNAGKRMITLDLATPAGREVLLDLVRWADVVTEAYSAGTMRTLGFDYEALRAVNPSLIMLSTCLMGQTGPLASYAGFGNLAHSITGFGALCGWPDRAPAGPFGAYTDYIAPRFSAAAILAALDHRRRTGEGQHIDLAQAEAAIHFLGPAMLDYTVNGRVWAAAGNADRDAVPHGVYPAAGDDRWVAIAVRDDAEFAALAAVLGDPALTRDPRFATAEARHAHVEALDAVVAAWTTARDPHEAEAALQAAGVPAAVVAGSADLCADPQLVHREHVRWLTHPTYGTTPVENARSRLSRTPAAVAGAAPTLGRDNHEVLEAILGYDADRITDLVAAGALG
- a CDS encoding class I SAM-dependent methyltransferase translates to MSVAERLAAAIARRGPLLARLAAEDTDCVRLLHGVAEGAPGITIDRYGPILLVQTWRAPLAAGELDALVAVARDALGVALTPCWNHRGEGPGGSARADQALVAPIAHELGLAYDVRPRHRGQDPLLFLDLRVGRRWVKGASADRSVLNLFAYTCGMGVAALAGGAREVVNVDFARSALAVGRANAERNVDDPATLAERFVTITDDVIPVVRQLAGLTLPTRGKRARAFTRRAPRRFDLVVLDPPRWAKGKFGAVDVVRDYASLFKPALLATAPGGTVLATNHVPEVGREVWLAALERSAAKAGRPLAALDVLTPEEDFPSPDERHPLKIALARAP